Proteins from a single region of Candidatus Limnocylindrales bacterium:
- a CDS encoding DUF6496 domain-containing protein has product MPEKRTIERARKDKREGKAPSTQAGEFVREEMDHIRSGKHGARSTKQAIAIGLSKARKAGVELPEPKAARSKTTKASTQKSAKSSQRRASTRQTSKSASQKRSMGKTTSSRRSKATSEALEREPRRAASAAALGRQAKQAARKRTKTERSQSAQKAARTRARNRSGGGSKSGSSKK; this is encoded by the coding sequence ATGCCAGAAAAACGCACCATCGAGAGAGCACGCAAAGACAAACGCGAAGGCAAGGCGCCGTCGACCCAGGCTGGCGAGTTCGTCCGCGAGGAAATGGATCACATCCGCAGCGGCAAGCACGGAGCGCGATCGACCAAGCAGGCGATCGCGATCGGGCTGTCCAAAGCGCGCAAGGCCGGCGTTGAGCTCCCAGAGCCGAAAGCCGCGAGGAGCAAGACCACCAAGGCCAGCACTCAAAAGAGTGCGAAATCGTCGCAGCGGCGGGCAAGCACGCGTCAGACGTCGAAGAGCGCTTCGCAAAAGCGCAGCATGGGCAAGACCACGAGCTCGCGCCGCTCGAAAGCGACGAGCGAGGCACTCGAGCGCGAGCCGCGTCGCGCGGCTTCGGCTGCGGCGCTCGGCCGCCAGGCGAAGCAGGCGGCGCGCAAGCGCACCAAGACCGAGCGCAGCCAGAGCGCGCAGAAGGCCGCGCGGACCAGGGCGCGCAATCGCAGCGGCGGCGGCTCGAAGTCGGGCTCGTCGAAGAAATAG